A DNA window from Abyssibacter profundi contains the following coding sequences:
- a CDS encoding helix-turn-helix transcriptional regulator, which yields MQQTGPAQLFVWSDGFVWTSWRYAGNRTHRYAANLVLSAGDQPLLLEPEGQPAMHCKAALCAVGAKRRIDATDIPFLSLNLDPDTPAALTLHRLLGPGVIRTLSDAFASAFATPTLEVLGGRADVQQVRKLAGTLIHAVGQQLGATEDVQLDDRIRRVANRLRQQSEPQVCLSELAELAGLSPSHLMHLFREQLGLSMRNFLLWQKMRQALRRIVLGEPLTQVAHQCGFADSAHLTRTFQAFYAIRPSLLRDRNYVQAVYLE from the coding sequence ATGCAGCAAACGGGGCCAGCACAGCTATTCGTGTGGTCGGACGGTTTCGTCTGGACCAGTTGGCGTTATGCGGGTAACCGGACGCACCGCTATGCCGCCAATCTGGTCTTGTCTGCCGGCGACCAGCCGCTGCTGCTTGAACCCGAAGGGCAACCGGCGATGCACTGCAAGGCTGCGCTTTGCGCTGTGGGTGCAAAACGCCGTATCGATGCCACGGACATCCCCTTTCTGAGCCTGAATCTTGATCCGGATACGCCGGCCGCGCTGACCCTGCACCGTCTGCTCGGGCCGGGGGTAATCCGCACTCTCAGCGATGCCTTTGCCAGCGCTTTCGCCACGCCAACGCTGGAAGTCCTGGGCGGTCGCGCGGATGTGCAACAAGTGCGTAAGTTGGCCGGCACACTCATCCACGCCGTCGGACAGCAGCTGGGGGCCACTGAAGATGTGCAGCTGGATGATCGCATCCGCCGGGTGGCCAATCGGCTGCGCCAGCAGTCTGAACCGCAGGTCTGTTTGTCGGAGCTCGCCGAGCTGGCGGGCCTGTCGCCCTCGCACTTAATGCATTTGTTTCGTGAGCAGCTCGGCCTGTCCATGCGCAATTTCCTGTTATGGCAGAAGATGCGGCAGGCGCTTCGGCGGATCGTGCTGGGTGAACCGCTGACTCAGGTCGCGCATCAGTGTGGGTTTGCCGACTCGGCGCATCTCACACGTACCTTTCAGGCGTTCTATGCGATCCGGCCCTCTTTGCTTCGTGATCGCAACTACGTTCAAGCGGTTTATCTGGAGTGA
- a CDS encoding LysR family transcriptional regulator yields MDQKALETFVAVAQAKSFSVVARARNVAPSSISRAIHALEGELGVRLLQRSTRRLALTEAGQRYLAQIEGVLDALAQANADARDAAETPRGHLRLTASSAFTESCIVPVLTEFRNRYPQITVEILATEERIDLIENNLDLAIRLGPQADSGLIARRLARVHYHVVASPQWLEQHGRPRQPDDLSSVDCCRYTFGGFRDHWHYESESGQALQVNVAGQFLCSNPLALKRAALESNGPALLARWLVHRELDNGSLVSLFPETKFWVSDRDPAVWLLMPSRKYLPSKLRCFVEFLSRKVGQPDLAV; encoded by the coding sequence ATGGATCAAAAAGCACTCGAAACCTTCGTTGCGGTCGCGCAGGCAAAGAGCTTTTCGGTCGTTGCCCGAGCGCGCAACGTGGCACCGTCATCGATCAGCCGTGCTATCCATGCTTTGGAAGGCGAGCTCGGCGTGCGCTTGCTGCAACGCTCGACAAGGCGCTTGGCATTGACCGAAGCTGGGCAGCGCTATCTGGCGCAAATCGAAGGTGTGTTGGATGCCTTGGCCCAAGCCAATGCAGACGCCCGAGATGCTGCTGAAACTCCGCGCGGCCACCTTCGCTTGACGGCCTCATCTGCATTTACCGAGTCCTGCATCGTGCCGGTGCTAACAGAGTTTCGTAACCGCTATCCGCAGATCACGGTCGAAATCTTGGCGACCGAGGAGCGCATCGATCTGATCGAAAACAACCTGGACCTGGCGATCCGCTTGGGTCCACAAGCTGACTCGGGTTTGATCGCGCGGCGGCTGGCGCGGGTGCACTACCACGTTGTCGCCAGCCCACAGTGGCTGGAACAGCATGGCCGGCCCAGACAACCTGACGACCTATCAAGCGTTGATTGCTGCCGCTATACCTTCGGTGGCTTTCGGGATCATTGGCATTACGAATCTGAGTCCGGGCAGGCGCTACAAGTCAATGTTGCCGGGCAATTCCTGTGCAGCAACCCGCTGGCGCTCAAACGGGCAGCGCTGGAGTCCAACGGGCCAGCCCTGCTTGCTCGATGGCTGGTTCATCGAGAACTCGACAATGGCAGCTTGGTCAGCCTGTTTCCCGAAACAAAATTCTGGGTCAGTGACCGCGATCCTGCTGTGTGGTTGTTGATGCCCTCGCGGAAGTATCTGCCGAGCAAGCTACGCTGTTTCGTGGAATTCCTAAGCCGAAAAGTGGGGCAACCCGATCTGGCTGTATGA
- a CDS encoding FMN-dependent NADH-azoreductase, with product MIHASNFASFAQELSIKACFFAPAAGCNLLPIVNPRPTMKLLRIDASARLDGSHSRDLGDHFCAALRDAVPNLDITVRDLATKPTELIQDTTIVGFYTPGDEMTSAMRQATALSDQLIDELQAADTLLLTVPMYNFSIPAALKAWIDQVVRINHTFSYNGTAFTGLVKARQAYVVCAYGAAGYAPGEGFEAANFLQPYMQFLLQFLGIDSIDFAAVQATTADEQTVATNTTTAKAQIDQWVMRYA from the coding sequence TTGATCCATGCCAGCAATTTTGCGTCATTCGCACAAGAGTTATCCATCAAGGCATGTTTTTTTGCTCCAGCCGCGGGCTGCAATCTACTGCCGATTGTCAACCCGAGACCGACGATGAAACTACTGAGAATTGATGCCAGCGCCCGACTAGACGGCTCGCACTCGCGTGACTTGGGCGATCACTTTTGTGCAGCCTTGCGTGATGCCGTACCGAATCTCGACATCACCGTCCGCGACCTTGCCACGAAGCCCACCGAGCTGATTCAAGACACCACCATTGTCGGCTTTTACACGCCCGGTGATGAAATGACGTCGGCGATGCGACAGGCGACTGCGCTCTCCGATCAACTGATCGATGAGTTACAAGCAGCCGATACCTTGTTGCTTACCGTGCCGATGTACAACTTTTCGATCCCGGCCGCGCTCAAGGCATGGATTGACCAGGTTGTGCGGATCAACCATACGTTTTCCTACAACGGCACCGCGTTTACTGGCTTGGTCAAGGCTAGGCAGGCCTACGTGGTTTGTGCCTACGGCGCCGCCGGCTACGCGCCGGGCGAAGGCTTTGAGGCGGCCAACTTTCTGCAGCCCTATATGCAGTTCCTGCTGCAGTTTCTGGGTATAGATTCGATCGATTTTGCCGCAGTGCAGGCGACAACCGCCGACGAACAGACCGTGGCGACAAACACGACGACAGCGAAGGCGCAAATCGACCAGTGGGTGATGCGCTATGCATAG
- a CDS encoding glutathione S-transferase family protein, whose product MTPDTSKPTLYWISGSPPAWQVMLGLTLKRVKFDSALLDVSRRKIRQLAYLGINPTGRVPTLLDGDVVVQESIAILAYLDRSRPDRPLYGATPAQTATVWQE is encoded by the coding sequence ATGACGCCAGACACTTCGAAGCCGACGCTGTACTGGATCTCTGGCAGCCCGCCCGCTTGGCAGGTGATGCTGGGCTTGACCCTGAAGCGCGTGAAATTCGATTCCGCGCTACTGGATGTAAGCCGGCGCAAGATCCGACAGCTCGCGTATTTGGGCATCAATCCGACTGGGCGGGTCCCCACACTGCTTGACGGCGACGTTGTTGTTCAAGAGAGCATTGCGATCCTTGCCTACCTGGATCGCTCGCGCCCTGATCGACCGCTGTATGGGGCTACGCCAGCTCAAACAGCAACTGTTTGGCAAGAGTGA
- a CDS encoding SDR family oxidoreductase, with the protein MTTKSNNNVIIVTGASRGIGAAISHHFAERGWCVIAAARNTANVDASADGDRCVVPVEVDVIDAGAVEQLFHVAAEHGPVELVVNNAGTIDPIARIEDSDPGAWASAVDVNLKGAFYVLREAVRVMKPLGGGTIITISSGAANAPMEGWSHYCTTKAAVQMLTRCADKEHRQHGIRALGLSPGTVATDMQASIKSSGINPVSKLPDSAHIPPAWVAKSIEYLHEHATEDDLGNDFSIKTDQGRDRVGLPRS; encoded by the coding sequence ATGACAACCAAATCAAATAACAACGTCATCATTGTTACCGGCGCAAGTCGTGGTATCGGCGCAGCAATCAGCCATCACTTTGCCGAGCGCGGCTGGTGTGTCATTGCAGCAGCGCGGAACACCGCAAACGTTGATGCGTCGGCTGACGGCGATAGGTGCGTCGTACCGGTCGAGGTCGATGTCATCGACGCTGGCGCGGTCGAGCAACTATTTCACGTCGCCGCCGAACATGGCCCGGTTGAATTGGTCGTCAACAACGCCGGCACCATTGACCCCATCGCGCGCATTGAGGATTCTGACCCCGGAGCCTGGGCATCCGCGGTCGATGTGAACCTCAAGGGGGCGTTTTATGTGCTACGTGAGGCAGTCCGCGTGATGAAACCGCTGGGTGGCGGCACGATCATCACTATCAGTTCCGGCGCAGCCAATGCGCCAATGGAGGGCTGGAGCCACTACTGCACGACCAAAGCGGCCGTACAGATGCTGACCCGATGCGCTGACAAGGAGCACCGTCAGCACGGCATCCGCGCGCTAGGCCTGAGCCCCGGAACAGTGGCCACAGACATGCAGGCAAGCATCAAGTCATCGGGCATCAACCCGGTCAGCAAGTTGCCCGACAGCGCGCACATTCCTCCGGCGTGGGTTGCAAAGTCGATTGAGTACTTGCATGAGCACGCGACCGAAGATGACCTTGGGAACGACTTCTCGATCAAGACCGATCAGGGGCGAGACCGGGTTGGACTGCCGCGTAGCTGA
- the glmS gene encoding glutamine--fructose-6-phosphate transaminase (isomerizing) — protein MCGIVGAIAERDVTPILIEGLRRLEYRGYDSAGVALVGDQAIDRVRCVGKVQALVDRMGEAPPRGPLGIAHTRWATHGVPAEHNAHPMVSQGRLALVHNGIIEDHEALKAELAAEGYRFDSETDTEVLSHAIHRALLAKGDLFDAVESVVHGLDGAYAIAAVDQAQRDALVVARRGTPLVIGIGIGEHFVASDVAALLAVTRRFIFLEEGDVARVTRSGVEIRDLHGEPVTRSVTESALDPDATSKAGYRHYMQKEIFEQPRVVTDTWHGLVSESRVLTAAMGPDAEAILPGVRSVTIVACGTSFHAGLVARYWIEAIAGVPCNVELASEYRYRKPVVADDTLFVTISQSGETLDTLAALRFARQAGYLATLGIVNVPESSMVRETDLSLMTAAGPEIGVASTKAFTTQLVALLIFTLMLAKSRGRLTEEAESTAVHQLRSLAAAIENCLLIDDTLLAIAERFADKHHALFLGRGVMFPIALEGALKLKEISYIHAEGYAAGELKHGPLALVDEDMPVIAVAPNDELLGKLKSNLQEVRARGGQLIVFADKQAGFESEDGVTVVDMPHADDLIAPIVYTVPLQLLSYHVAVLRGTDVDQPRNLAKSVTVE, from the coding sequence ATGTGCGGAATTGTCGGCGCCATTGCCGAACGTGATGTCACCCCGATCCTGATCGAAGGCCTGCGTCGCCTGGAGTACCGGGGTTACGACTCCGCTGGCGTGGCCCTGGTGGGCGATCAAGCCATCGACCGTGTGCGCTGTGTCGGCAAGGTGCAGGCACTGGTTGACCGCATGGGTGAGGCGCCGCCACGCGGCCCGCTGGGCATTGCCCACACGCGCTGGGCCACCCACGGCGTGCCCGCCGAGCACAATGCCCACCCGATGGTTTCGCAAGGGCGGTTGGCATTGGTGCATAACGGCATCATCGAAGACCATGAGGCGCTCAAGGCCGAGTTGGCTGCCGAGGGCTACCGTTTCGATTCAGAAACCGATACGGAAGTGCTCTCCCACGCCATCCATCGCGCGTTGCTCGCCAAGGGCGATCTCTTCGATGCTGTGGAGTCCGTGGTCCATGGGCTCGATGGCGCCTACGCCATTGCCGCCGTGGATCAGGCGCAACGCGACGCCCTAGTTGTGGCCAGGCGTGGCACGCCGCTGGTCATCGGAATCGGTATTGGCGAACATTTCGTAGCCAGTGATGTGGCCGCGCTTCTGGCCGTGACCCGCCGCTTCATCTTCCTCGAAGAGGGAGACGTGGCCCGAGTCACCCGTAGCGGCGTCGAGATCCGGGATCTACATGGTGAACCCGTAACCCGTTCGGTGACGGAATCGGCGCTGGACCCCGACGCCACCTCCAAGGCCGGGTACCGGCACTACATGCAAAAGGAGATCTTCGAGCAGCCCCGCGTGGTGACCGACACCTGGCATGGCCTGGTTTCCGAGTCGCGTGTTCTGACGGCCGCCATGGGGCCCGATGCCGAAGCCATCCTGCCGGGTGTTCGATCCGTCACTATCGTGGCCTGCGGCACCAGCTTTCATGCCGGGCTCGTCGCACGGTACTGGATTGAGGCCATTGCTGGCGTCCCCTGCAACGTGGAACTGGCCAGCGAATATCGCTATCGCAAGCCCGTTGTGGCCGACGACACCCTGTTCGTGACCATTTCTCAGTCGGGAGAAACTCTCGACACGCTGGCCGCCCTGCGGTTTGCCCGTCAGGCGGGCTATCTGGCCACCCTGGGTATCGTCAACGTGCCGGAATCATCCATGGTGCGCGAGACCGACCTGTCGCTCATGACGGCAGCCGGTCCCGAGATCGGTGTCGCTTCTACCAAGGCGTTCACAACCCAGCTTGTGGCCTTGCTGATCTTCACGCTCATGCTGGCCAAATCGCGGGGCCGACTGACTGAAGAGGCGGAATCCACGGCCGTACACCAGCTGCGCAGCCTGGCGGCGGCCATCGAAAACTGCCTGCTCATCGACGACACCCTGCTGGCCATCGCCGAACGCTTCGCCGACAAGCATCATGCCTTGTTCCTCGGTCGCGGGGTGATGTTCCCCATCGCCCTGGAAGGCGCGCTGAAACTCAAGGAAATCAGCTATATCCACGCCGAAGGCTACGCCGCAGGTGAGCTCAAACATGGCCCGCTGGCGCTGGTCGACGAAGACATGCCTGTCATCGCCGTTGCGCCCAATGACGAGCTACTGGGCAAACTCAAATCCAATTTGCAGGAAGTGCGTGCCCGCGGCGGCCAACTCATCGTGTTCGCTGACAAACAGGCCGGGTTTGAATCAGAAGACGGCGTGACCGTCGTCGATATGCCCCACGCCGATGACCTAATCGCGCCCATCGTCTACACCGTGCCATTGCAGCTGCTGTCGTACCACGTCGCGGTGTTGCGGGGCACCGACGTGGACCAGCCGCGTAACTTGGCGAAGTCTGTGACGGTGGAATAG
- the glmU gene encoding bifunctional UDP-N-acetylglucosamine diphosphorylase/glucosamine-1-phosphate N-acetyltransferase GlmU — protein MNHPNLHVVILAAGRGTRMRSSQPKVLQPLGGRPMLAHVLETAQALSPAATHVVVGHGADVVESRFASAAVQWVLQAEQRGTGHAVQQAMPAIPDDARVLVLYGDVPLITRPTLERLVDVDGPALLSVVLPDPSGYGRIVRDEDGAVSAIVEQKDANPEQRAIDETNTGVLAASAIRLKQWLSRIDSNNAQGELYLTDVVELAVADGVSVQAIQADNADEVAGVNDRRQLAQAERVLQARAADALLQAGVTLLDPARFDQRGHVAAGEDVVIDINVVLEGDVELGDGVEIGPNCVIRNARIGDGTVIHANTVIEDADIGPSCQIGPFARLRPGTVLVGDNRIGNFVETKKARLDAGAKAGHLAYLGDATIGKRVNVSAGVITCNYDGANKHQTIVGDDAFLGTDSQLVAPVTVGDRAYIAAGSTITRNAPDDALTICRARGQKSIAGWRKPAKNP, from the coding sequence ATGAATCATCCCAATCTTCATGTCGTGATCCTCGCCGCCGGGCGTGGCACACGTATGCGCTCTTCCCAGCCCAAGGTGCTGCAGCCACTCGGTGGTCGGCCCATGCTGGCGCATGTGTTGGAGACCGCCCAGGCGCTGTCACCGGCGGCCACCCACGTCGTGGTGGGCCATGGGGCGGATGTCGTGGAGTCCCGCTTCGCGTCGGCAGCAGTGCAGTGGGTTTTGCAGGCCGAGCAACGGGGTACCGGGCATGCGGTTCAACAGGCCATGCCGGCCATTCCCGATGATGCTCGGGTGCTCGTGCTGTACGGGGACGTGCCGCTGATCACGCGTCCCACTTTGGAGCGCTTGGTTGACGTCGACGGGCCGGCCTTGTTGTCCGTCGTTCTGCCCGACCCCAGCGGCTACGGGCGCATCGTGCGCGATGAAGACGGCGCGGTCAGCGCGATTGTCGAGCAGAAGGACGCGAATCCCGAACAGCGGGCGATCGACGAAACCAATACCGGCGTGCTGGCTGCATCCGCCATCCGGCTCAAACAGTGGTTGTCCCGCATTGACAGCAACAACGCACAGGGTGAGCTGTATCTCACGGATGTGGTGGAGCTTGCGGTGGCCGATGGTGTGTCGGTGCAAGCCATTCAGGCGGATAACGCAGATGAAGTCGCCGGAGTTAACGATCGTCGCCAGCTTGCGCAGGCCGAACGTGTGCTGCAGGCGCGCGCGGCAGATGCGCTGCTGCAGGCCGGGGTCACGCTGCTGGACCCCGCCCGCTTTGACCAACGCGGCCATGTCGCGGCGGGCGAAGATGTGGTGATCGACATCAACGTGGTGCTGGAAGGCGATGTCGAATTGGGTGACGGCGTCGAGATCGGCCCCAATTGCGTCATCCGCAACGCGCGCATCGGCGATGGCACCGTCATCCATGCCAATACCGTCATCGAGGATGCCGACATCGGCCCCAGCTGTCAGATCGGACCCTTTGCGCGTCTTCGGCCGGGTACCGTCTTGGTCGGGGACAACCGCATCGGCAACTTTGTCGAGACAAAAAAGGCCCGGCTGGATGCTGGCGCCAAGGCTGGCCATCTGGCCTATCTGGGCGATGCAACCATTGGCAAGCGTGTGAATGTTTCGGCCGGCGTTATTACCTGTAACTACGACGGCGCCAACAAGCACCAGACCATCGTGGGTGACGACGCGTTTCTCGGGACCGACAGTCAGCTGGTGGCGCCCGTGACCGTGGGTGATCGCGCCTACATCGCGGCCGGATCGACGATTACCCGCAATGCACCGGATGACGCCCTGACGATTTGTCGGGCCCGTGGTCAGAAATCCATTGCCGGCTGGCGTAAGCCTGCAAAGAACCCCTAA
- a CDS encoding F0F1 ATP synthase subunit epsilon: protein MELNVDIVSAEGEIYSGAADMVFASAEMGEVGIAPRHAPLLTRLKPGEVRVKSTSGEQSFFVSGGILEVQPYQVTVMADTAARAGDLDEAAALEAKKRAEEALANQSADVDLAMAQAELAEAAARLHLLQKLKSKR from the coding sequence ATGGAATTGAATGTCGACATCGTCAGCGCCGAAGGCGAAATCTACTCCGGTGCCGCCGACATGGTGTTTGCATCGGCCGAGATGGGCGAAGTTGGCATCGCTCCGCGTCACGCCCCGCTGCTGACGCGCCTCAAGCCGGGCGAAGTCCGGGTCAAGAGCACCTCGGGTGAGCAGTCATTCTTCGTCTCCGGCGGTATTCTCGAAGTGCAGCCCTACCAGGTGACGGTCATGGCCGACACGGCCGCGCGTGCCGGCGATCTGGATGAAGCTGCAGCACTGGAAGCCAAGAAGCGCGCCGAAGAGGCCCTGGCAAACCAGAGTGCCGACGTCGACCTCGCCATGGCGCAGGCCGAACTGGCCGAAGCCGCTGCACGTCTGCATCTGCTGCAAAAGCTGAAGTCCAAGCGCTAG
- the atpD gene encoding F0F1 ATP synthase subunit beta, which produces MSAGKIVQIIGAVVDVEFPRDSIPKVYDALTVTDNNLTLEVQQQLGDGVVRCIAMGVSEGLKRGMATESTGAPISVPVGKGTLGRIMDVLGDPQDEVGPVDTEERWAIHRKPPSYEDQAGSTELLETGIKVIDLLCPFAKGGKVGLFGGAGVGKTVNMLELINNIATEHSGLSVFAGVGERTREGNDFYYEMAEAGVIKLDNLPESKVAMVYGQMNEPPGNRLRVALTGLTMAEYFRDEGRDVLFFVDNIYRYTLAGTEVSALLGRMPSAVGYQPTLAEEMGVLQERITSTKTGSITSIQAVYVPADDLTDPSPATTFAHLDATVVLSRQIAELGIYPAVDPLDSTSRQLDPNVIGVEHYETARAVQGVLQRYKELKDIIAILGMDELSEEDKQIVSRARKIQRFLSQPFHVAEVFTGSPGIYVSLKDTIAGFKAIVDGEYDHLPEQAFYMVGSIDQAAEKAQSM; this is translated from the coding sequence ATGAGCGCAGGCAAGATTGTTCAGATTATCGGGGCCGTCGTTGACGTGGAGTTTCCGCGCGACTCGATCCCGAAGGTCTACGATGCTCTCACCGTGACCGACAACAACCTGACCCTGGAAGTCCAGCAGCAGCTCGGCGACGGTGTCGTGCGCTGTATTGCCATGGGTGTGTCGGAAGGTCTGAAGCGTGGCATGGCCACCGAGAGCACCGGCGCCCCGATCTCCGTGCCGGTGGGCAAGGGCACGCTGGGTCGCATCATGGACGTGCTGGGTGATCCGCAGGATGAGGTCGGTCCGGTCGACACCGAAGAGCGCTGGGCGATTCACCGCAAGCCGCCGAGCTACGAAGATCAGGCAGGTTCCACGGAGCTGCTGGAAACGGGCATCAAGGTCATCGACCTGCTCTGCCCCTTCGCCAAGGGCGGTAAGGTCGGCCTGTTCGGCGGCGCCGGCGTGGGCAAGACCGTGAACATGCTCGAGCTGATCAACAACATCGCAACCGAGCACTCGGGTCTGTCCGTGTTCGCCGGTGTCGGTGAGCGTACCCGTGAGGGCAACGACTTCTACTACGAAATGGCAGAAGCCGGGGTCATCAAGCTGGACAACCTGCCCGAGTCCAAGGTGGCGATGGTCTATGGCCAGATGAACGAGCCCCCGGGCAACCGTCTGCGCGTGGCGCTGACCGGCCTGACCATGGCCGAGTACTTCCGTGACGAAGGCCGTGACGTTCTGTTCTTCGTGGATAACATCTACCGCTACACCCTGGCCGGTACCGAAGTGTCGGCCCTGCTGGGTCGTATGCCGTCGGCCGTGGGCTACCAGCCGACGCTGGCCGAGGAAATGGGTGTGCTGCAGGAGCGCATCACCTCCACCAAAACCGGTTCGATCACCTCCATCCAGGCCGTGTACGTGCCTGCTGATGACTTGACCGACCCCTCGCCGGCCACGACCTTTGCTCACTTGGACGCCACCGTCGTGTTGTCGCGTCAGATCGCCGAGCTAGGCATCTACCCGGCTGTGGATCCGCTGGATTCCACGTCGCGTCAGCTGGACCCCAACGTCATCGGTGTTGAGCACTACGAGACGGCCCGCGCCGTACAGGGCGTGCTGCAGCGCTACAAGGAGCTCAAGGACATCATCGCGATTCTGGGCATGGATGAGCTGTCTGAAGAAGACAAGCAGATCGTGTCCCGCGCGCGTAAGATCCAGCGCTTCCTGTCGCAGCCGTTCCACGTGGCTGAAGTCTTCACCGGCTCGCCGGGCATCTACGTGTCGCTCAAGGACACGATTGCCGGGTTCAAGGCGATTGTCGACGGCGAATACGATCACCTGCCCGAGCAGGCGTTCTACATGGTCGGCTCCATCGACCAGGCCGCCGAGAAAGCCCAGAGCATGTAA
- the atpG gene encoding F0F1 ATP synthase subunit gamma yields MAVGKEIKGKIRSVKNTQKITKAMEMVAASKMRKAQDRQAAATPYAERIRRTIGHLAEANPDYKHPFLVERPVKRVGIIVVSTDRGLCGGLNINLFRQALGEFRAAKDAGAEVDLMIVGSKGMGFFKRVGGNIVSEVTGLGDTPHLDQLIGPVKVLLDKYRDGELDKVVLIHNRFVNTMTQKPTVEQLLPVQPVKDEGLLDNWDYIYEPSAEDLLDGILMRYVEAQVYGAVAENVACEMAARMIAMKSASDNAGQIIDDLQLEYNKARQAAITQELAEIVGGAAAV; encoded by the coding sequence ATGGCCGTCGGCAAGGAAATTAAAGGCAAGATCCGAAGCGTCAAGAACACGCAGAAGATCACCAAGGCCATGGAAATGGTCGCTGCCAGCAAGATGCGCAAGGCGCAGGATCGCCAGGCCGCGGCCACGCCGTATGCCGAGCGAATTCGCCGCACCATCGGGCATCTGGCTGAAGCCAATCCGGACTACAAGCATCCGTTCCTGGTCGAGCGGCCGGTGAAGCGCGTGGGCATTATCGTCGTGTCCACCGACCGCGGCCTCTGTGGTGGCCTGAACATCAACCTGTTCCGGCAGGCGCTGGGCGAGTTCCGTGCGGCCAAGGACGCGGGCGCCGAAGTCGATCTGATGATCGTCGGCTCCAAGGGCATGGGCTTTTTCAAGCGCGTCGGCGGCAACATCGTCTCCGAGGTCACGGGTCTGGGCGACACGCCGCATCTGGACCAGCTCATCGGTCCGGTCAAGGTGCTGCTCGACAAGTACCGCGATGGCGAGCTCGACAAGGTGGTGCTAATCCACAACCGCTTCGTCAACACCATGACGCAGAAGCCGACCGTGGAGCAGTTGCTGCCCGTGCAGCCGGTCAAGGACGAAGGCCTGCTGGACAACTGGGACTACATCTACGAGCCCAGTGCTGAAGATCTGCTCGACGGCATTCTGATGCGTTACGTCGAGGCCCAGGTCTATGGCGCCGTGGCCGAAAACGTCGCCTGTGAAATGGCGGCACGGATGATCGCCATGAAGTCGGCCTCCGACAACGCGGGCCAGATCATCGACGACCTGCAGCTGGAGTACAACAAAGCTCGCCAGGCCGCGATTACGCAAGAACTTGCAGAAATTGTGGGCGGCGCTGCAGCCGTCTGA